The proteins below come from a single Drosophila willistoni isolate 14030-0811.24 unplaced genomic scaffold, UCI_dwil_1.1 Seg539, whole genome shotgun sequence genomic window:
- the LOC124461593 gene encoding E3 SUMO-protein ligase ZBED1-like — translation MDRFLQMGKRRNSKETCDCSSSESEKSSAVTTSSHKLKKKTKISDVWNYFKRSDDKKFAKCLNCEKEYKTSGNTSNLRDHLKRFHPSLRDDERNSANYGDQGDSILSTSSSCRSSMRSLDSYIKNSVLYDSNSSRKKNIDKTLAEMVALDVQPYSIVEDRGFIKYSKILDARYKLPSRRHLQSVLMMDLFKETSAKLSTILEEVSSVAVACDIWSSRANISFLTVTSHFIHEFTLKTASLATRKLLDATNHAAQNIANTLQEVLNSWGLFDKTECIVTDNASSMIKACELLKIRNIPCFAHTLNLVVQDGLNFDDDEKTMAIISKCKAIVKLFKKKHYC, via the exons atggaTCGCTTTCTCCAAATGG GCAAACGCCGCAATTCGAAAGAAACATGCGATTGCAGCTCATCGGAATCGGAAAAGAGCTCTGCGGTTACAACATCTAGccataaattgaaaaagaaaacaaaaatatctgATGTGTGGAATTACTTTAAAAGATCAGATGATAAAAAATTTGCGAAGTGCTTAAATTGTGAAAAGGAGTACAAGACAAGCGGAAATACGTCCAACTTGCGGGATCACCTGAAACGGTTTCATCCTAGTTTAAGGGACGATGAAAGGAATTCCGCTAATTATGGAGATCAGGGCGACAGCATATTAtccaccagcagcagctgccgaTCAAGTATGAGATCTTTAGATTCATACATTAAAAACTCTGTCCTGTACGATTCCAACTCAtcgcgaaaaaaaaatattgataaaaCTTTAGCGGAGATGGTTGCCTTGGACGTACAACCGTATAGCATAGTAGAGGATCGTGGATTCATCAAGTACAGCAAAATTTTGGATGCCAGGTACAAGCTGCCAAGTCGCCGTCATTTACAAAGTGTGCTGATGATggatttatttaaagaaactTCGGCAAAGCTTTCAACCATTCTAGAAGAAGTTTCTAGTGTTGCTGTTGCGTGTGACATATGGTCGTCACGTGCCAACATAAGTTTTTTAACAGTGACTAGCCACTTTATTCATGAGTTCACTCTTAAAACAGCTTCATTGGCAACAAGAAAGCTATTGGATGCCACGAACCATGCAGCTCAAAATATTGCGAATACTTTGCAAGAAGTTTTAAATTCTTGGGGTTTGTTTGACAAAACTGAGTGTATTGTCACGGACAATGCCAGCTCCATGATCAAAGCTTGCGAGCTGTTAAAGATTCGTAACATTCCCTGCTTTGCTCACACGTTAAATTTGGTTGTTCAAGACGGTCTAAATTTCGACGATGACGAAAAAACAATGGcaataatttcaaaatgtaaagcaattgtaaaattgttcaaaaAAAAGCACTATTGCTAA